ACCGACCGCAAGCGCCAGCCCGCCCAATGTCATCACATTGATCGTCTCACCCGTAGCAGCGAGCAGGGCGATCGAACCCAGGACCGCGAGGGGGATCGAAATCAGGATGATCAGCGTGGAGCGCCAACTGCCGAGAAAGAGCAGGATCATCATGCCGGTCAGCGCCGCCGCGATCGCGCCTTCTCTGAGCACGCCGTCGACGGAAGCCTCGACGAAACTCGATTGATCGCCAACCGCATGGATCTCGATTCCCGCTGGAAGGCTGGCCCGGATCTTAGGCAGCAGATCCTTCACACCATTGATGACATCGAGCGTCGAAGCGGAGCCCGACTTTAGAATGGTCATGAGCACCGCGTGCTTGCCATCGACCCGAACGGCATTCAATTGTGGCGGCGCACCTTCATGCACAAAGGCGACGTCGCGTATATAGACGACGGTGTTGCCGATCGACTTGATCGGCAGATTGTTCAACCCGGCCATGGTTTTCGGCGCGTCGTTCAGATCCACGACATATTCGAACCGGCCGATCTTCTGCGTGCCCATCGGAATGATGAGGTTTTGCGCGCTCAGGGCATGCCCGACATCCTGGGCCGACAAGCCATAGGACTGAAGCTTCTGTTGATCGATATCGATCTGGATCTGCCGCACCTTGCCGCCATAGGGCGAGGGCACGGCGGCGCCGGCGACCGTCGCCAACTGCGGTCTTATGAAATTCTGCGCGTAGTCGTTGAGGGCCGCTTGCGAAACCGTGTCGCTCGACAAGGCGAGCTGCAGGACAGGCACGGTCGATGCGTTGAAGACGAGCACATAGGGCGGGGTAATGCCCGGCGGCAGCAATTTGAGCACGGTCTGCGAAGCAGCGGTGACCTGCGCGAGTGCCGTATTGATGTTCACCGTCGGCTGGAAGAAAACTTTGACGATGCCATAGCCGGTGAGCGACTGCGACTCCATGTGCTGAATGTCGGTGACCTGCGCACTCAGAGTCCGCTCGTAATAATAAACGACGCGCCCAGACATATCGTCCGGCGGCATCCCGTTATAGGTCCACACGACGCTGATGACGGGGATGCCGATATTGGGAAACACATCGGTCGGCGTCTTGACCCAAGACATCACACCGAAAATCAAGATCAGCATCGCCATGACGACGAAAGTATAAGGACGCTGAAGAGCTATTCTGACAATGGCAATCATGCTGCGCTCGTACTCGTCCCTGATTTTGCTGAAATATTATAGGCGGCGACCTTCGGATCCGAACGTCACTTCAAACTCGTATTTTCGCACCCTTACAGAAACGCGCAATCGTTACGCTGTTGCCGGAAAGGCGGGTGGCGGAAAACTATGACAAAGACGGTAACACTCCGCCATAAGCCGTGGGTCTCTCGATGCCAAAACTTTGCACCATGTCTTCTATGCGTAACGCGCCGCCTCCAACCGCGCTTGTCACCAAGCGCGGAATGAAAGCTGCGTGTAGATCTCTAATGCCACGAACTTAAGCGATGCAACAAAACCAAAATAAACCGCCTCGACCACGGAATGGTATTAAATTTAAATTCAGGAGATGAGGCCATAGCCGATGAAATGCTTCAAATTGTAGCGCTTCGTCAGTGTGGTGTGCTTCATCTCAATTGCATAATCGTCACGCAGATCACAGCTACGCCCGGCGCCATACTGGGAAATCACTTGGCACCCCCGCTGGACGAGGATCTTTTGTAACAGATAAGCTGCGCCGATCCGCCGCCGACACAGTTTCGAGACGAACAGGCGGTTCTCGATATCGCGTTGCCGATTCCGGCTGAGGCGGTGTCCCCCGGCTTTTATGCAGCCGCCAGAACCTCATCCGCGTTCCGAACAGCTTCCTGGGCCTGCTCGTCTCCGACGATTCGTGCAATGCAGCGTTTGCCGCGAGCAGGGCAGTGGTTTGCGGCGCGATTTCGAACGAGGCACCGGGATGATTGTCTTCGAGACGCAAGGTAAGGCCGTGTAGCTCCACGATCGTTGCCGCCATGCTCAAGCCAAGCCCGTTGCCGGGGATACCACTTGCCGAGCTGCATCGATGGAAGCGTTTGAAGACCTTGTCGCGGTCGGCAGGCGGGATGCCCGGACCATTGTCGGAAACTCTCACACAGGGACCTTCCGCAGTGGCTTTCGCAGCGATCAGCACCGCGCCGCCTTCGGGTGTAAACTTGATCGCATTGTCGACGAGATTGGTGAGCGCTTCCCACAAGAGTTCGGCGTCGCCGATCATCGGGACGGCTTCCCCCGCCTCAAGGGTGATGGCGATTCGCTTAGCTTCCGCCATTGGTTCGTAAAGATCGAACACTTCGCGGCAAACCTCGGCAAAGTCCACGGCGGCGAAGGCGCTCCGCCGCAACCCCGCTTCTATCTCGGAAATTCGTAACAATGCTGTGACAGTCGTGATCGCCCGATCGAGGTCGCAGAGCGCCTGCTGGGCAGTGTCTCGCAACTTGTCGTCGGCGCCATTGAGACCACGCTCAAGCCGTACCCGCATAAGGGCAAGCGGGGTGCGCAAATCGTGAGCAATATTGTCGCCGACGCTTTTGAGCTGGTTGATCAGCCGATAGATCTCGTCGAGCATCAGATTGACGGAGCGGACCACTTCGTCAATGTCGTCCGGCCTACGATGAACGGGCAGGCGCTCGCGCAGATCACCTTGGACGACTCGATTGACCGCATGTTGGATCGATTTAAGTCGCCGCGACGCCTGCAAACTGAATAGCGCGCCGATGATCAGAGCGAGAATAATGGCCGGCCCGACACCGATCGCCAGGGCTTCGAGAACCGAACGCCGCAAGGCATAGACTTCAT
The window above is part of the Methylovirgula sp. HY1 genome. Proteins encoded here:
- a CDS encoding HAMP domain-containing sensor histidine kinase, with amino-acid sequence MNDILKSTAFRLAVIFALVVTLSTCAVFAIVYWQVSNAEIRHLRVTLEDEVAHAAIEPTDQVKSELSLRLTRDLRRIEYVGLFDAKGKLLYGNVAERQALPVDGRAHYTEALQLTGDDEGAEPVVIVAQHRPDGGILVLGRSLYEVYALRRSVLEALAIGVGPAIILALIIGALFSLQASRRLKSIQHAVNRVVQGDLRERLPVHRRPDDIDEVVRSVNLMLDEIYRLINQLKSVGDNIAHDLRTPLALMRVRLERGLNGADDKLRDTAQQALCDLDRAITTVTALLRISEIEAGLRRSAFAAVDFAEVCREVFDLYEPMAEAKRIAITLEAGEAVPMIGDAELLWEALTNLVDNAIKFTPEGGAVLIAAKATAEGPCVRVSDNGPGIPPADRDKVFKRFHRCSSASGIPGNGLGLSMAATIVELHGLTLRLEDNHPGASFEIAPQTTALLAANAALHESSETSRPRKLFGTRMRFWRLHKSRGTPPQPESATRYREPPVRLETVSAADRRSLSVTKDPRPAGVPSDFPVWRRA